From Halotia branconii CENA392, the proteins below share one genomic window:
- a CDS encoding ScyD/ScyE family protein, which yields MKLKSVALALFTVCIATAATAKAASAATLSVIADGLDNPRNLAFDPEGNIYVTQSGKGGDGKDGRCIPSPSAGYIPLCAGQNGSLTKIAKDGTKTDIISGLTSLALSPSGEQAAGPADFKFDSKGNAYLLTGLAGDPSNRDTVLKSPDLGQLYKVDLSTGSLTSLADFAAYETAFNPDGTDLISNPYAFVIKDNDAYVVDGGGNTIYSVGLDGSGIKNVAAFPQKVVPRDKLEYPDLGPDVDPSTLPVTQQSVPTGIAIAPDGSLTVSEYTYFPYPEGEARLFKVDPNDLSIQAIADGFTQLTGVTYDAEGNLYALQHINSSEWKEIQQGGIITGDISGALIKISPDGTRETIWSGDGLEAASGITYGPDGSFYISNRARLAGTGQIIKIDPNAKRVPEPSSTLGVVTAAAFGAGSILKRKRKAEIA from the coding sequence ATGAAACTCAAATCAGTTGCTTTAGCTCTTTTCACTGTTTGTATTGCCACAGCTGCTACTGCAAAAGCAGCATCAGCCGCAACTCTATCAGTCATTGCCGACGGTCTTGATAACCCCCGCAATTTGGCATTTGATCCTGAAGGTAATATTTATGTAACTCAAAGTGGTAAAGGTGGTGACGGTAAAGATGGTAGATGTATTCCCTCACCTAGTGCTGGATATATACCTTTATGTGCTGGTCAAAATGGTTCTTTAACCAAAATTGCTAAAGATGGTACAAAAACAGATATTATATCTGGTCTGACTTCTTTAGCATTATCGCCCTCTGGAGAACAAGCAGCAGGCCCTGCGGACTTTAAATTTGATTCTAAGGGCAATGCTTATCTTTTAACTGGTCTTGCAGGTGATCCAAGCAATCGTGACACCGTTTTAAAATCACCAGACTTAGGACAGTTATATAAAGTAGACTTAAGCACAGGTTCTTTGACAAGTCTTGCCGATTTTGCAGCCTACGAAACCGCGTTTAATCCCGATGGCACTGACCTCATTTCCAATCCTTATGCTTTTGTCATTAAAGATAATGATGCTTATGTAGTTGATGGGGGCGGAAACACAATATATTCTGTAGGACTAGATGGTAGTGGTATTAAAAATGTAGCTGCATTCCCTCAAAAAGTCGTACCTAGAGATAAACTTGAATACCCAGATCTTGGCCCAGATGTAGATCCATCTACACTGCCAGTCACCCAACAATCAGTACCTACAGGAATTGCGATCGCTCCTGATGGCAGTTTAACAGTCAGCGAATATACTTACTTTCCTTATCCAGAAGGAGAAGCACGGCTGTTTAAAGTTGATCCTAATGATTTGTCTATTCAGGCGATCGCTGATGGCTTTACACAACTAACTGGTGTGACTTACGATGCTGAAGGCAATTTATATGCCTTGCAACACATTAATAGTTCCGAATGGAAAGAAATTCAACAAGGCGGGATTATCACTGGTGATATTAGCGGTGCTTTGATCAAAATATCTCCTGATGGTACTCGTGAAACTATCTGGAGTGGTGATGGATTAGAAGCAGCTTCTGGTATTACCTATGGTCCTGATGGTAGTTTCTATATCTCCAACCGAGCCAGACTTGCAGGCACAGGACAAATTATCAAGATTGATCCCAACGCTAAACGAGTTCCTGAACCCTCTTCTACATTGGGTGTAGTTACTGCTGCTGCTTTCGGTGCAGGTTCAATACTTAAACGCAAACGTAAAGCAGAGATAGCTTAA